Part of the Plasmodium knowlesi strain H genome assembly, chromosome: 11 genome is shown below.
ttcatgggttttttttctgtcattACTACTGcgttaattttaattttttaacaaaggaaaagggtGCGCTTCGCCCTGAGAGTGTTTTTCGCTCatcgggttccgggttctcTCTCCTTAGGCGTATTTTCCCACGCCGGGTGTATTTCtctattctttcttcccctcAGCGTGACACACATTGGGATATATGCCCCCCATTGCGCGGTGTTCAtgcctttatatttttttgtaaacaaTGACGTTTTCAATGTGCACTTGTTTTTTCCGTCATTCGAATAACTCGCAACATAAACGTagttaaagaaaataaactaAACGCACTGTTCGGAATGTTCATAAGCATTTGTAGGTAATAGGTTCGGTCTATGTGGCGTGGagcgatatatatatatatacggtGCCTTGTGCacctgaaaaaaaagaacacacgGGCAACGAAATTAACAAAAGGATTGACTACCCATGAAAAATGGAGCCATCTGGGTGATGGGAAAAAACATCAGTGAGTCACATAAAACTCTTTTCAATTCCGTATGCGCATTTCTACCTAACCACTTAACAGCATTTTCTAAATATCAAAAAATGACAAGGCAAATTTTGTGGTTGTAAAGAATACACAGGAGGTACACTTAATGCGTGTAGTAAAGGGTAAGGCGGGacaaatgaggagaaataaaatacgggaaggaaagggaaattaACGAGgataaaaattaatagggtaaaaatgataaggaaaaaaaatcaataggataaaaatgaagagggtaaaaattaaacaaagatatggaaacaaataaaataatgggGGTGGAAACAACAGCGTTGTGGCACGGCGTGTTGTATTGTGTTGCACTCCTGTAATCATACATGCGAAGTGGATATACCGTACAAATGCAAGTACGTGGAAAGTGGTTCGTGCTTGTAGCACGGAAAGGTATTATTTAATAACTACAAAAAAGTGCTTGGGTATGCTTCAGCTGGTAAAATTGTGTCggctattaaaaaaaataataataaaattggaCACAACATTCGTaaagtgtatatatatgtgctttCGCGCAAGGCACACACCTGTTAAAATTACTCTAAGAGATGTTTTTGGGGGGTGGATCGATTCCTATGCATAGGTTATTTATTGCTACACCACTCtacatattatttttcgGAAGGCGCGCCCGTAGTTGTGATGGTACGAAGTGAAGGTTTTTCGTCTAAATGGAGGGAGACATACATTATCTGGAAATGTTATTATGATAACGTGGGGGGTTCTATGTTCTGTTTACGGTGGAAGAAGATTTCTTGCACGCATATACGCAAACATATGTCTGTctttacatgtacacatatgggaTTATGTACGGTTTCTGTTTTGAGTACTTCCCTATAGAGGGTCGACCTGGACCTCCTCGTGATCACTCATTTTAGCAGTCTGCCATGTAAGGAAGCCTTCGTCCGCGGAATAGCGGTTAATAATTACGGATAAGTGACACATGTGCGAGTGTCTATACGAGTGTCCACGCGTATGCACGCATATACACGGGTGCTCCTCACTCAGTAATCCCTCCGGTAACTGATGCTGACTAAGCGAGTCGAAGGATGCCCTGCGAACGTTTGTCATTTGAACGTGTGGCAGACCTAAAAGCATTCAGCAGAAATGTGTACACCGTAAACATGCATCACTGGAGACGAAATTACGGATTCGCTCCTACctattttcccctccaccACCCGTCGTTTCTTACAATTACTAATCCCCCGTCAATTCTGGCAGTTTTCACTATAATCAGGACGCCTTCACATCGCCTATTCTGTTTCGGATATTAATAATCATTAAAAGGCTTACACTGATTAGTTCAAACCCTGGATCACTTATTATCCTCAACGTTATTTCCATTCATGCCTTCGCTGTGGTCATTATCGATAAAATCATTTTTGCGAACGCTCTGCTCATTGTCAATAGTTTCGTTGTTGTCTACACTTCCATTGTTCGTGCTGTTGTTAGTGTTGCTATGATTTCTGCTATTGTTTTTCCCCTGGTTGCTTCTCCCCTCGAGGTTCTGCGCTTCCCCATTATAGTAATAATTATTTGCGCTGCTCATATCGTTCATGTGACAACTCCCCATACTACTgccattatagttaatttctccatttgcATTAGTCTTGTGAAGACCCATTGGATTGAAGCAATTGTTACTATATTCGTTGTTTGAGCAGGGGCGATTGTAAAAGTTTAGCCCATAGTGGTGGTTCATGCTGTTTAGATTCCCTTccatcattccattttttttcgtcatatgatttattatattatctTCCGTGgacatttcttcatttttcaggTTCCCattaccttcctttttttcatgtttcatatttttcaggCTATCTTCAGCATCTTCACTGTTAACAGCAGAAGAATAATTTACGTTCCCCATTCTGTAGTTTAGATGATTCTGTTCATCCTCCTTTCCAGGGGTAAGATTATAATTAGTTACGCAATTGAATTCGGAGGTGTAATTGTTCACATGTCCATTGCTCCCCTGGAAGTTACCCGTGTGATTGATATCATTTCCGTAGTTGTTCATTTGTGCTATTTGAGTTATTTGTCCACTGTAGTAATTCATCTCACTGCCATAGCCATTCGAATTAAACGACAGGCTAGGTGTCCCATGGTTCCCTGTGTTGCTGTACGCAGGGTATGAAGTAACATTGGAGCTTATGTGGTCGTAGTAGTTTAACTTATAAGGATTGTTCATTTCGCTGTTTACGTTTTGGTAGTacatataataatttttgtttggATCTTCCCCAGTAGGCACCCCCCCAGGGGCTGCTACTCCAGCTTCAGGGAcgttcttattttcttcttcattcgtCTGGTTGTTCTCTACCTTACTACTGCTGTTGGCACAGTCGTTGCTGCTGCTGTTAAGGCTGTTGTGGTGGTGGTTTGCTTGACTGTAATTCCCGGTTGGGTAGCCTGCCTGGTTGTAACTTCCCTGTGAATAGTTGCCGTGAGTGTATCCTCCATGGGCGTAGTTGCCCCCATATGCGTCCACATGGTAGCTTCCCATATTCACTCCTTTCAAACTGTTCATGTTCATTTGATAATTGTTATTTTTGTAGTAGTAATTGTTTGCCCCTATCCCCCCCTTGTTTACTTTTACCCCCTTAGATGTGCTCACCTTAATTTTACAGCCCCTAAAATCATAACcatccatttcttttaaagcTTTAATACATTCAtcgtaattaaaaaaatgaataaagcaATATATTGtattttgatttttctgcacatttttaatCATCTTAACGAAGCAGATACTGGAATAAAACTGGGAAAATAGCGTTtcgatttcttcctttgtcgTTCCTTTGGGTAATCCCCCAACGTATATAGAATATGTACCCTTATCATCCAGCTCAACGTCTAAATTCTTCTCATGCGTATTAACATTCTCAGTTATATTGTATTTGGCCCAGTTCAATTTAAACCTGTGTATCCTTCCAGGTATCCACTTACCGTTTAAATTATCAAAACAGTACTTGGCCATATCATAATTCGTGAATTCTATGAATGCATAGGAATGTCTTTGCGAATTCTTTTCCTTGCataattttacttttattatATCTTCAGCAAATTCGTAAAACATACGGTGTAAGATATAGTTCTCATCTACCACTtcgtcttttattttatccagGTCCCCTACCCACAGGGTTTTCGTCGTGTTAGAGCTACTCacatccttcttctcctttaccATCTCACTCTTCTTTGTGTTATTCATTTTGGGTTAAAgtgtttttaaaagaattctGTACTTTCCTCGTTTGTTCTGTTTGCCCTTCACTACGATTGCCTCTTTTCCTTACTTATGGGGGAGACGTTCGAACTCCTGTATAAGCCTATACTACACACTTTGCCCTTCTTAAAAGGAATGAGGGGGACGGACCAACGGAAAGGAAATCATCCActcgtaaaaaaaggggcacatAAATGGATTTCCCTTCTTGGTATAGTACTGTACTTCCCTGCACGTTACGTTATTTtactcttttattttttcagtATCAAAGTCTTGGTCTCTTCCTCTGTGTATTCTTTTCCGTCCCCCCCTGCTGCAACGTCTCACTTCGTTTGCTACTTCTGATGGATTGAAGATTCACTTTCAGTCGAGTAGCAGGTCGGCGAATAATTCTCTCACAGCAATTAGTTTGTACAAAAGGGGCACCTCCTCATGTATGTGTTTTATGTAAATGTATGTTTGCATGTGCGTCCTACGCAACGTGAGTTTCCATGGCATCACATAATCACGAGCAAGTATGCGACGAGCATTACCAcgcgcatatgcatatgttaaAAGTAGCCAATGCTGAGCAATATGGTATGCCTCTTgcgttttttccctctctcttcctttctacTGATTTTTAAACAgtacaagaaaaataagaaaatgtcaaaaaaaaaaaaaaatttaaaacatCACAGTTGAcacttttaccattttagTCTATGTGTAGGTGGGTACTTCTGAGTGTATGTTTGCTTTCGCCGCAAGTCGTTTGGAAGAATGTTATTaacttattttatatattttgcttttattttttttttttatttatttatttatttttttttttttccaatgaGCTTAAAACAAAGTGCTTCGCTTAACCAAAGCATATTTTCgtatttctatttttgctttagatttctattttttcagcgttttcaaaattaatgcatattttttgcaatggTGTTTCTTTCTATCACATTGCACTTGTTTATTATTATGCGTTGTTTTTTAGAGGAATGAAATATTTACTTTcacatatattattttgttttatataatattttgcttCGCTCCGTCAGTTTCGTAGGATTGATTCGGGATTTTGATGGATTCATTCTTTTCGTAAGTTTCGGTTCTCCGTGGTTCGTTTTGTCACTGTATAtgtttcgcttttttttttttttttttgatactGCTTTTAACCGCTGTAGTTTTTTAGCTCTTCCTATCTTTCGTTATTCGTTTTccgttcccttttttcttaattttttcatgtgcTTTAGGTTTTAGTTTAATAGTTTAACCTTACTGTGCACTGCGTTTATATGTTAGTAAGGTCCTATGGCCTATGCAATAACATTCCTGCATATTGCAAGTATTTCGCAattgccttctttttttcgctttctaTATATAATTGCTTCTATACATAAATCAtatatggaggaaaaaaagtggaatcGAAGAGGCGCCAAGAGGTACTGCATATCGTAACCCGCCGCagtatatttctttttgccCCTCGTATAGCAAGCCTTACCACGTAGTTATATAAAGGCCTATTACGCCACTGCCGCGGAGCATGTAGTAATGCGGgcatgaatatttttatgtcatAGGTTCCCCTTTTATGCGGAAAATATGTTCTGTTTCTTAGTCTCCGCCATGGaatttattataatttttttttttttttaattattttattttattttttttttttgatttttcatccttccacGTATGATGAAATGGTAAAAGAGGCAAAAGctttttattatcatttaTATGCATGCACAGCAGAACATAAATAATACCTGTCGCTCAGAAAAGCCTTCTGCCACCATTTGGAATCACAGTCAATTCCGCATTTTCGCCTCCCTTCCTTCTGGAAATCCTAATTTTTCTCAACTTTGTATAGATGTGCACATGTGCCGTGTATGCATCATTACGTATATGCCCATTAGGCATATAGGAATATGCTCGCTGCTTTATGAATGATTCCCCTATTCACCCTCTGCTATTTCACCCTACCTCACAATTTCCTCAGAAAATTTTCGAATAATCCATGAGCTCCCTGCTCTGTTCCCCCTACACCTAGAtgtgcttaaaaaaatatatcatatATCTCCCCGCTGGACAGAGAAACAAGCAGTGGTTTTCTTATGGGGAAATGTGTAGTACTTGAGGCGCCAGGGCTCTCATGTAGCGACTTATCAAGGAATCGCTAACCTTAATCGGTTAAAGGGGATAACACCCTATGACCTCTTCTTGTGCTTGTAGCACCACCATTGCTGAtatcgcaaaaaaaaaaaaaaaaaagttaaaaggaCCCTCTCCTTTTGTAGCACAAGGGTATGTGAAACCTGCTTCTTCCGAAGTTTCAGCTGTGAAGTAGCGCAGCTATGCATTTTATGGGAATTCACCTTACGGGGCGAAATTTCTCTATCTTTTAGAAGAGgagtgcatatgtatactgGTACCTCTGATTACTGGTATTACGACACCGCTGCAGATAAGAAGTACGAGAAAGAACGTAGCCTATCCTAGATGATACCGACATGCACAGAATACACCTGTTAGTTCCCATGAACGGAGAATTAGTTAAGCAAGTGTTGTGCTAATGTTATGTGTATCaattgtataaaaaaaataaataaataaataaaaataacgtgCGTGCGTACATACGTAACCGTAATAATGTGCTATATATGTACTGCACGTGTTTTCCCAAATGGGGAGGAAATTGCAGTTTTAAAACTGCGAATGTGGTTGAGCGGTTTAAAAATGCAATTCAGAATGTTGTTAATTAAGGTGACAAAATGGTAGGGTGAAATGCCCGCCAGCGGACATCTCGGCGTGTAGATGATTGATAAAACTAAAATATATCAGCTAGCTACACAAAGTgtcaacaacaacaacaaaaaaaaaagcataataTCAGTGATAATCATATGGGAATAAAAGGAACAATAACGGAGGCAAAGCATAATGGTTGTATTAATAAATGCTACCTTGTCTTCCGTTTGGTGGCAAAACATTTCACCAATTAATTATGTACAAAAACAGGGTTAACGGttttaacaacaaaaaaaaaaaaaaaaaaggcggtGTTGGGAAATCGCCGTGTTAATACTCCTTATATCTTAGCACACACAATGAGTGGAGTACTTTTATTCCATTACTTGACGCGTATCTCAGGCACATTTgccatttcttcatttccttttccctgcTGAGGCACCTTGTTCAGCTCCTCCCCTCCAACGTTACCTCCTTCAGTACTCCCCTCTACAGTTAACTCGGCTGTAACATGATCGAACGCATCGTCCAGTTCTCCCCCGGTGGTCTGCATCGAATCGTACACATAATTGACAGCCTCCGCACTGTGCAGAATACCGATATGGCTATAATTCTCAAAATGCTTCTTCTGTTTTGCATTGTAAAAGCTATTGCATGCTTCTAAACTTTCGAGGGGCACAGTTCCGTCACCTATTCCGTAATAAACAATAAGCTCCTCGTTTAAGTTATCCTTCTGAGAAAACAGCAAATATTCGGTGCTCTTATTTTTAAGGGTACTATACACACAATATATGGGTATGCCATGGTCCATGGAAAAATGCCTGTCTCTGTATTGTTTATGATTattgtatttttccattaGGTCATCCTTTAGAAGCACATGCCAATCTGATAGGGTGTGCACCTTTAATTTCACATCAGTTCTGTTCAAGTAGCAATCCTTATTATATATTCCACACTCCGACACAATGGACTGCATATAATTATCATCAATCGGTGCAGAATCTGTATTAATTATAATTACAACCTGATCATGGTCATAGTATTCCTTATACGGTATGAGGTCATACAAGGAACCTACTGAATTCCCAATGGCCTTCATCATACTATCTGATATAGACAGTTTAATCAATTTCTTAATTttgaaagaaacaaaatcaCGATTTCCATGGAGTAAAGCCCTAATCGTTTTCACGGTACCTTTAAATGGAGAACTCATATACAGAACCGAATTTAAATACTTCTGTTTCCAGTCTTTATCAACTATATGCACTAGGaaataatttataaataatCCCCCTAAACTATGGCCTACTAGATTTACCTTCATCCCGTTTCTCCTTTCATAAGTTGCTTCTATGGTATCTTTGAATAGGTTGTAATCTTGTTGGTACAGTGGATAACGCCAATCGTACGGTGCACCTATAATGCTTTCCCCATCAACATAACCTTTAgacaaaaaatgagaagctATAGTGTTATAATATTTGGTTACACCTATGCCAGTATTGTTAATGTAATCCAAATAATCAATGCCCTTAAGATGCCCATAATCTTCCACCGTAATGTTAACTCCTGGTTGATtcgaatacatttttttctcactgtCGTACACTAACCTCAAGGTGTCAAAGGTACAGTATACATTTGACGTTATGGAAAAAAGTCTAGTTAAACTGATCCATATTCTAAATGGCTTTGAATTTAACAAATTACTGCTGCAACTATGGATCATTGCATCTTTGTATTCGGCAATTAGTGTACTTCCTCCAACCCCTGGTAGTAGAAAGGTCGTCGGTAGTTTCTTCCTGTCTTTTTCTTGGGACACATCATTTgatcctttcttttttgtttctttttttttattcttattaggttttctcctccagaaaaaagtatacttttcttccttcaatgTGTCGTCTACGCGAGCCGCCTCTTCGTTTGACTTTCCTTCGGCTTTTTCGACTGTTACTTCTTTTTCGACTGTTACTTCTTTTTCGactgttgcttctttttcgactgttgcttctttttcgactgttgcttctttttcgactgttgcttctttttcgaCTGTTACTTCTTTTTCGGCCGGCTCAACTTTATTTGCGGTTGCTTTAAGTGCTTCTTCGACTATTATTACTTCCTCAGCTGGTTCAGCTGCCTCCTCGACTTTGTCTACTTCTTCAACTGCGGCAACATCCTCCACCTTGGCTACTTCTTCAACTACGGCAACATCCTCCACCTTGGCTACTCCCTCCTCCTTGGTCGCTTTTCCCCCATTTGATGCATCCTCTGTTGTTACTGCCACTTCCTCAACATTGTTGTCCTTTGCAACCCCTGCTTTAGGCGcttcatccttcttctcttccagACCTCCTTGcgtctttttcccttccttctccgcCTCGACAACGCTTACTGTTGCTTCTTCCCGTTCTGTGTTTTCAGGTggattttccaatttttctttttcttcataaggTGCACTGTCGACATGGCCCCTTTTCTCTGAATTCATAAATATTATCTTATAGGGGGAAAACAGGATAGTATTGGCTACATCCCTAATGGATGGCGTAAAACCCAAAACTACTGATGTCGGCATTAGAAAATGCCATAGTGCTATCAGAAGAAATAAAGTTGACATTATAACTCACATAAAAAATCAGGTACAAAATTAATAGTGCAACCCCTCAAATTTGTGAAAATGTTAAACACGGGGTGGCAGGTACAAGGGATCCGATGGGTGATGACAAAATACACaaacaaagaaggaaaaaagagaaaggtcGTATTATACACATTTGAAGAATTGTTTTTTACGAACTATATGATTTTCCCTCACGTTCTTCTACGAATTCTATAAATATTAAGAAGAACATAAAGACAAAAAGGTattgtataaatatatgcaaaCTTAAATATACTTAAAAAGATGGTACATCATGGGCCTGCAAATACATACAACAGTATTGCGCTTATACGTGTTCTTCAAGTGATAATGCATCGCTGAAGGatatatgcaaaaatattgATACACATATGCTCGTTACGTATCAATCAGTACTGAGATGTCTACTCAATAAGTACATtatgaaaagggaagaatccCTCAAGGTAAAGATTTTCACTGGACGCAGTAGGATTGGAGGAAAAGTAAATTTccaagaatttttttttttccaattataAACTtacaggaagaaaatatacatatatattatatgtaaacatatataaaGGAGCGCACTCAGGGCATCAGTAAACCTGGATCTATAGGAGATCTTATTAAATTATGGAGCGAACACATGTATTGTGTTGTAGTGTATGATCACGCATAAGAACGAAATTGTATCAATATAGCATATGGATGCAATGTGGGCTTTGTTTGTACTTTGTACGTTCACTTATACCTGCATTAAAGAGGTACAAAAACTGGGAGCAAATATAGGCATGTAGtaattatataaataaatgtattGTATGCACGAGCAcgttatttattattattattattttttatttttttgcgtgtttgcaaaaataaaaaatttacaacaaAAGTGATTTTTGCACAATTCTAAGGGCACAAATAAATGTACAACGGTTGTAGGGTTCCTTTTTCCtgtgtgttaatttttctcttttttagtCCTTGATATGACCAGCCTTtgctgttttttcttcttctttcctttcttttatattttgttttatattcttttt
Proteins encoded:
- a CDS encoding polyadenylate-binding protein 3, putative — its product is MNNTKKSEMVKEKKDVSSSNTTKTLWVGDLDKIKDEVVDENYILHRMFYEFAEDIIKVKLCKEKNSQRHSYAFIEFTNYDMAKYCFDNLNGKWIPGRIHRFKLNWAKYNITENVNTHEKNLDVELDDKGTYSIYVGGLPKGTTKEEIETLFSQFYSSICFVKMIKNVQKNQNTIYCFIHFFNYDECIKALKEMDGYDFRGCKIKVSTSKGVKVNKGGIGANNYYYKNNNYQMNMNSLKGVNMGSYHVDAYGGNYAHGGYTHGNYSQGSYNQAGYPTGNYSQANHHHNSLNSSSNDCANSSSKVENNQTNEEENKNVPEAGVAAPGGVPTGEDPNKNYYMYYQNVNSEMNNPYKLNYYDHISSNVTSYPAYSNTGNHGTPSLSFNSNGYGSEMNYYSGQITQIAQMNNYGNDINHTGNFQGSNGHVNNYTSEFNCVTNYNLTPGKEDEQNHLNYRMGNVNYSSAVNSEDAEDSLKNMKHEKKEGNGNLKNEEMSTEDNIINHMTKKNGMMEGNLNSMNHHYGLNFYNRPCSNNEYSNNCFNPMGLHKTNANGEINYNGSSMGSCHMNDMSSANNYYYNGEAQNLEGRSNQGKNNSRNHSNTNNSTNNGSVDNNETIDNEQSVRKNDFIDNDHSEGMNGNNVEDNK
- a CDS encoding phosphatidylcholine-sterol acyltransferase, putative, producing MSTLFLLIALWHFLMPTSVVLGFTPSIRDVANTILFSPYKIIFMNSEKRGHVDSAPYEEKEKLENPPENTEREEATVSVVEAEKEGKKTQGGLEEKKDEAPKAGVAKDNNVEEVAVTTEDASNGGKATKEEGVAKVEDVAVVEEVAKVEDVAAVEEVDKVEEAAEPAEEVIIVEEALKATANKVEPAEKEVTVEKEATVEKEATVEKEATVEKEATVEKEVTVEKEVTVEKAEGKSNEEAARVDDTLKEEKYTFFWRRKPNKNKKKETKKKGSNDVSQEKDRKKLPTTFLLPGVGGSTLIAEYKDAMIHSCSSNLLNSKPFRIWISLTRLFSITSNVYCTFDTLRLVYDSEKKMYSNQPGVNITVEDYGHLKGIDYLDYINNTGIGVTKYYNTIASHFLSKGYVDGESIIGAPYDWRYPLYQQDYNLFKDTIEATYERRNGMKVNLVGHSLGGLFINYFLVHIVDKDWKQKYLNSVLYMSSPFKGTVKTIRALLHGNRDFVSFKIKKLIKLSISDSMMKAIGNSVGSLYDLIPYKEYYDHDQVVIIINTDSAPIDDNYMQSIVSECGIYNKDCYLNRTDVKLKVHTLSDWHVLLKDDLMEKYNNHKQYRDRHFSMDHGIPIYCVYSTLKNKSTEYLLFSQKDNLNEELIVYYGIGDGTVPLESLEACNSFYNAKQKKHFENYSHIGILHSAEAVNYVYDSMQTTGGELDDAFDHVTAELTVEGSTEGGNVGGEELNKVPQQGKGNEEMANVPEIRVK